The following proteins are encoded in a genomic region of Coffea eugenioides isolate CCC68of chromosome 6, Ceug_1.0, whole genome shotgun sequence:
- the LOC113773854 gene encoding L-type lectin-domain containing receptor kinase V.9-like has translation MSSALQLLLLLASLAASINGQEFIFHSSLRLDGVTEIMPDGSAVQVNSTGLVKGQVFYAQPLKIRPSQTSNSIFSFSTTFVFSMRIEDQLAEISEEGLSFIMSSSKWLPLYSLVPEGGDRKLEDSSSLISINFKASQDWMGIENNHLEVTINGAPVVKHSPLGFYRKSSDELWRVRITKSGQMSQVWLDYDGMKREISVTVAPVSSSAPERHSFSYPLDIEPYFSDDIFVGLSTSKLVKPLASKHYLLGWSMKVNGKAQNLDLDEMIENNQNEVFGITPGIEEFQRFTCFSCLEKYLSRMNCTTEQIEVLEGQCMMINHGIM, from the coding sequence ATGTCCAGTGCCCTTCAGCTACTGCTTCTTCTTGCTAGTCTTGCAGCCTCCATCAATGGCCAAGAGTTCATATTTCACAGCAGCTTGAGGCTTGATGGTGTTACTGAAATCATGCCTGACGGATCAGCCGTGCAGGTCAACTCAACAGGCCTAGTAAAGGGTCAAGTATTTTATGCACAACCGTTGAAGATCAGGCCATCCCAGACCAGCAATAgcatcttttccttttcaaccaCCTTTGTGTTTTCAATGAGAATTGAAGACCAACTTGCTGAAATCAGTGAGGAAGGATTATCGTTCATCATGTCTTCCTCAAAGTGGCTACCTCTCTACAGCTTGGTGCCTGAAGGAGGAGATAGGAAACTGGAAGATTCATCGTCACTGATTTCGATCAACTTCAAGGCTAGCCAAGATTGGATGGGCATCGAAAATAATCATCTTGAGGTCACGATCAATGGTGCTCCAGTAGTGAAGCATTCTCCACTGGGATTTTACAGAAAATCTAGTGACGAATTATGGAGAGTAAGGATCACAAAATCAGGGCAGATGAGTCAAGTTTGGCTGGATTATGATGGGATGAAGAGAGAAATAAGTGTTACAGTAGCTCCAGTTAGCTCATCAGCCCCTGAAAGACATTCATTTTCTTATCCTCTGGACATCGAACCATACTTTTCTGATGACATTTTTGTTGGATTATCAACTTCTAAGCTCGTAAAACCTTTAGCTTCCAAGCACTACTTGTTGGGTTGGAGCATGAAGGTGAATGGCAAAGCACAAAATCTTGATCTGGATGAGATGATAGAGAACAATCAAAATGAGGTTTTTGGGATCACTCCAGGAATTGAGGAATTCCAGAGATTTACATGTTTCAGCTGCCTCGAAAAATATTTAAGCAGGATGAATTGTACTACTGAGCAAATTGAAGTCCTAGAAGGCCAGTGCATGATGATCAATCACGGTATTATGTAA